TCTGAAGTTTTGCTTTTATTGTTTATATAACATATATGTGATATAATTTTATTACTAACAGGTGTGAGGTGAAGTCATGTATGAAATAATATATTTTGAAGAATCAAATGAATCACCTGTTGTAAACTTCATCTTAAAACAATACTCTAAAGAACAGGCCAAAATTTTACGAGAAATTGATCTTCTTGAAGAGTTCGGACTTTCTCTAGGGATGCCACATATTCGTAAAATTAAAAATACAGAACTTTGGGAATTAAGGATAAGGCATAGTTCTAACATATTTCGAATACTTTTTAAAGATTTTAATGATACCTTTGTTTTACTCCACGGTTTTCAAAAGAAAGATAACAAAACTCC
Above is a genomic segment from Natranaerobius trueperi containing:
- a CDS encoding type II toxin-antitoxin system RelE/ParE family toxin produces the protein MYEIIYFEESNESPVVNFILKQYSKEQAKILREIDLLEEFGLSLGMPHIRKIKNTELWELRIRHSSNIFRILFKDFNDTFVLLHGFQKKDNKTPKKDLNIALKRLKKYLERFSM